Proteins encoded by one window of Micromonospora coxensis:
- a CDS encoding FG-GAP-like repeat-containing protein, with the protein MKSTAIRRLTSLALGAALAAGVGLTGGVATVVTSAPEAAFAASTVGGQITPTEVLSRAKFWYDNRGSIPYNQGGYYPDQNGRNYRTDCSGFVSMAWHLSTSKTTHNMYTVSKQISKNDLQPGDVLNIASRHVILFKRWIDKSTGTFEYYAFGSTPVKMATETLTGGSDGRIDSHLASDYVARRYNNISTSGEAPVKDPGVADVTGDGYHDLVARKTDGTLWLYSNNIERDNGVPYSGASSRQIGSGWSGSDRIVNADVTGDGFTDVLLVKSDGTMILYSNNIVRDDGAPYSSSASRQVGSGWNNFDRIVGADVTGDGFTDLVARKTDGTLWLYPNNIVRDNGIPYSSPAARQIGSGWNGFDTLVGADVTGDGFTDLVARKTDGTLWMYANNIVRDNGVPYSAAQQIGSGWNGFDTLVGADVTGDGFTDLVARKTDGTLWMYANNIVRDNGVPYSAAQQIGSGWNGFNSII; encoded by the coding sequence ATGAAGAGCACTGCGATCCGGCGCCTGACCAGCCTGGCGCTCGGGGCGGCCCTCGCCGCCGGCGTCGGCCTCACCGGTGGCGTCGCCACCGTGGTCACGAGCGCCCCGGAGGCGGCCTTCGCCGCATCCACCGTGGGTGGGCAGATAACCCCGACGGAAGTGCTCAGCCGCGCCAAATTCTGGTACGACAACCGCGGCAGCATCCCGTACAACCAGGGGGGTTACTACCCCGACCAGAACGGCAGGAACTACCGCACCGACTGCTCCGGGTTCGTCTCGATGGCCTGGCACCTCTCGACGTCGAAGACCACCCACAACATGTACACGGTGTCGAAGCAGATCAGTAAGAACGACCTCCAGCCGGGCGACGTGCTGAACATCGCCAGCCGACACGTCATCCTCTTCAAGCGCTGGATCGACAAGTCGACGGGCACCTTCGAGTACTACGCCTTCGGCTCGACGCCGGTGAAGATGGCGACGGAGACCCTCACCGGAGGCTCCGACGGACGCATCGACTCACACCTGGCCAGCGACTACGTCGCCCGCCGGTACAACAACATCAGCACCAGCGGCGAGGCCCCCGTGAAGGACCCCGGCGTCGCCGACGTCACCGGCGACGGGTACCACGACCTGGTGGCCCGCAAGACCGACGGCACCCTCTGGCTCTACTCGAACAACATCGAGCGTGACAACGGCGTCCCCTACAGCGGCGCCTCCTCCCGCCAGATCGGCAGCGGCTGGAGCGGTTCCGACCGGATCGTCAACGCGGACGTCACCGGTGACGGCTTCACCGACGTGCTGCTGGTCAAGTCCGACGGGACGATGATCCTGTACTCGAACAACATCGTCCGGGACGACGGCGCCCCCTACAGCAGCTCCGCCTCCCGGCAGGTCGGCAGCGGGTGGAACAACTTCGACCGGATCGTCGGAGCGGACGTCACCGGCGACGGCTTCACCGACCTGGTCGCCCGCAAGACCGACGGCACCCTCTGGCTGTACCCGAACAACATCGTCCGCGACAACGGCATCCCCTACAGCAGCCCGGCCGCCCGCCAGATCGGCAGCGGCTGGAACGGCTTCGACACCCTGGTCGGGGCCGACGTCACCGGCGACGGCTTCACCGACCTGGTCGCCCGCAAGACCGACGGCACCCTCTGGATGTACGCCAACAACATCGTCCGCGACAACGGCGTCCCGTACTCGGCCGCCCAGCAGATCGGCAGCGGCTGGAACGGCTTCGACACCCTGGTCGGCGCCGACGTCACCGGCGACGGCTTCACCGACCTGGTCGCCCGCAAGACCGACGGCACCCTCTGGATGTACGCCAACAACATCGTCCGCGACAACGGCGTCCCGTACTCGGCCGCCCAGCAGATCGGCAGCGGCTGGAACGGCTTCAACAGCATCATCTAG
- a CDS encoding carboxymuconolactone decarboxylase family protein → MTTEPRMQNPAAVLPDIAGAVNLLYKAAHSAGVPGTTLELVHLRASQINGCSACVDSGARAARKAGETEERLLALAAWRETPYFTEAERAALALAEAATRLADRADAVPDPIWAEAARHFEEKELAALVLWVATTNFFNRLNATTRQQAPQNWG, encoded by the coding sequence ATGACCACCGAACCGCGCATGCAGAACCCCGCCGCCGTGCTGCCGGACATCGCCGGGGCGGTCAACCTGCTCTACAAGGCCGCCCACTCGGCCGGCGTGCCGGGCACCACCCTGGAGCTGGTGCACCTGCGGGCCAGCCAGATCAACGGGTGCAGCGCCTGCGTCGACTCCGGGGCCCGCGCCGCCCGCAAGGCCGGCGAGACCGAGGAGCGACTGCTCGCGCTGGCCGCCTGGCGGGAGACGCCGTACTTCACCGAGGCGGAGCGCGCGGCGCTCGCGCTCGCCGAGGCGGCCACCCGGCTCGCCGACCGGGCCGACGCCGTGCCGGACCCCATCTGGGCCGAGGCGGCCCGGCACTTCGAGGAGAAGGAACTGGCCGCCCTCGTCCTCTGGGTGGCGACCACCAACTTCTTCAACCGGCTCAACGCCACCACCCGCCAGCAAGCCCCGCAGAACTGGGGCTGA
- a CDS encoding LPXTG cell wall anchor domain-containing protein: MTLHLYARLALGAALLGAGVVAAPAAAVAAPEPETAKLAAVTEQDPDTGRNKKYLVGPDEVAPVVLGVTNVGDEPVEGVVVQVRVFDDLDLIRRYDNCWYSTWTNQDAAWCEFSDVLEADATLALTASIVKTAPNARADKLPAVVFRWASKEWADGRGGVEALAQADALPGTEVQRGTDGTLRLESRSLPLPETPRPINFAYVGLTTPPSPTPTGSPTASPTAGPTGSPSAPATTTPGADPSVPGGEDGGEGGGLPVTGAGTATLAGVGAVLLLLGGGGYLVARRRRTRFVA; the protein is encoded by the coding sequence ATGACTCTGCACCTGTACGCCCGGCTCGCCCTGGGCGCCGCGCTCCTCGGCGCCGGGGTCGTCGCCGCGCCGGCCGCCGCCGTGGCCGCGCCCGAGCCGGAGACGGCGAAGCTCGCCGCCGTCACCGAGCAGGACCCGGACACCGGCCGGAACAAGAAGTACCTCGTCGGCCCGGACGAGGTCGCGCCCGTCGTGCTGGGCGTGACGAACGTCGGCGACGAGCCGGTCGAGGGTGTCGTCGTGCAGGTCCGGGTCTTCGACGACCTCGACCTGATCCGGCGGTACGACAACTGCTGGTACTCGACGTGGACCAACCAGGACGCCGCCTGGTGCGAGTTCAGCGACGTGCTGGAGGCCGACGCCACGCTGGCGTTGACCGCGTCGATCGTCAAGACCGCGCCGAACGCCCGAGCCGACAAGCTGCCGGCGGTCGTCTTCCGCTGGGCCAGCAAGGAGTGGGCCGATGGCCGGGGTGGTGTCGAGGCGCTGGCGCAGGCGGACGCGCTTCCCGGCACCGAGGTCCAGCGCGGCACGGACGGCACCCTCCGGTTGGAGTCCCGCTCGCTGCCGCTGCCGGAGACCCCCCGCCCGATCAACTTCGCCTACGTCGGGCTGACCACCCCGCCGTCGCCCACGCCGACCGGGTCCCCGACCGCCTCGCCCACGGCCGGGCCCACCGGCTCGCCGTCGGCCCCCGCCACCACGACCCCCGGCGCGGACCCGTCCGTCCCCGGCGGGGAGGACGGTGGCGAGGGCGGCGGGCTGCCGGTGACCGGCGCGGGCACCGCCACCCTGGCCGGTGTCGGTGCCGTGCTGCTGCTCCTCGGTGGCGGCGGCTACCTCGTCGCCCGCCGGCGGCGGACCCGGTTCGTCGCCTGA